The genomic interval CGGGTGTTCGTATGCGTTGGTAATGTCAAGAATCGTGGTGATGTGATGCTGCAACGCCTCTTTCATAAGGGTGTACGATTTTTGCATTTTGAGATTATGGTTTTTTTCTGCTCGTAAACTTTGGAGTGCTGCTACGAGAAGATCGGGCGTTTCAAGTCCTAAAGCAAAGCAATTTGCATCACTGCTTTTGTGATACGATGCAGGAAAATAGGGAATTAAGGGTTTGCAATTGTAGTTGATTGTGAAGTTAAAATTGCCTTCACCACGTGGTGTGATTTTGCCGATTTCAACAACCGCTTTAGCGCAACTGAGGGTTACGTCATGATCCACTATGCCTAGCTCATCAACACCGACATTGACACAGACATTGCAAATGTCGCCAAACGCTTTGATCATCTCAGGCAAAAGGGCGATCTCTTCTTGATTTTTCGCCTCTCCAATGGCAAAACGGATGCGAATATTGGGCATCGAAGGGCTTTTCAAGAGATTAGAGAGGATTTGCATTCCTTTGAAGACCGAGTGAAAGGAGGTTGTATTTAAGTATTCGCCAAAAGGATTGGTGACGATGCGAATGGACTGAACGCAATAGCCTTGTGCGTTAAATGCACCTGCCAAATCGCCACCAAACGTCGCTGCTTCACGAATCGTTTTCTCCCATGTGCTTTTATCTTTACTGAGCGTTACAAAGGAAGTAATCGTTCTTATTTTGCACAAATCTTTATTTTTGAGGCTCTCTTTGAGCATGCTTTTTCCTTGAGCACTTTTGTACAAAATCATAGCCAATTCAGTTTTACATGTAAAGCAACACTGACCTTAACGCATCACGCTTCCTCCACCTTTTTAGGCGGAAAGAAAAGCGCTAGTGGTTTTCGTATTACTTCTTGGAAAAGCAGTTTTGCAAAAGAGAAAAAATTACCAAAATCAGCATCTCTGGATTTGAGTGAGACTTTGAGGGCGAGGGCAAAGCTGACGCTGAGATTGACCAAGCCTATCATCAAGACAAAGACTAAACCTATGAGAAAATCATGCAAAGGGAGTTCGCCTTGTGCAACGATGTAGCCGAGGTTGGCGGATGAAAAGGCAACGTGTCTGATGTCGAGTGGAAGCTCAAGCATATGCCCAACAAACGGGGTGACGCCTAGGAGAATTCCGAAGTAAAAATTGCCCATGATCGCACCGTGGTTGTTGTGTAGGTAAGTTGCGATTTTTGCTCTAACGGTCTCAGAAGTTATTTTCTTTAAAAAAGGAAGGTGCATGTACCGGCTTTTCAAGTCCAAATAGCTTGCACGGTTGTCGTAATAGCCTGCAATCAAACCCGATGTAAAGAGCCAAATACCTGCAATAGCGGCATAGAAAAGTCCTGGTAAGGGATTGAAATTTTCTGTATAGTATTGGAGCTCTTCTTTGGAGAGAATCGGGATATGGTTCTGCGCGTAGATAAATCCAATCAAGCATGCAACGCCTAAAGCCAGTGTCACATTGCCCACAACCGCGGCAAATTGCGACCTGCTTACTTGCATGAACAAGGCTGCGAGTTTATGCTGGTCAGCGCGTTTTGTATCGGCTCTATCGACCGCTTTTGCAAAGGTTGAGGCGGTCATGGCGGGCTGTTTGGTGGCTACGGTAAAGCCCAAAAGATGGATCAGCACAAAACCAAATCCGTAATTTAAACTGGCAAAAATAGTCTCAACGATGGGTGAAAAACCACGCTGCATCATCGTTATTTTAACAAGCGCCATCAATGCAATAATAATGCCTGCGCCACTGGCACTTAAAAACATGCCGATGTACTCTTTGGTGGTATCAGCGATGTAGTGTTCGCCGTGCTCACTGGCATTGTTCGCGATACTTTTGGCTAAGATTTTGATGTTTTGATTGAGCACATCGCTCAGTGAATTGCGTGAGCAGTTTTTCTCAACCACCTCTTTAAAGAGCGGTAACAAGGTCGCATAAAAGGTATCGGTCTCAAATTCTTGGATGAGTTGAACACACTTTTGCGCTCTTTGGATGATCTGCTCTAGGCGTTCAAGGTTGTAGGTGAGCGAGACTAAAATGCCTTTATCGAGCGACTGTTTGCGTAAAAAAGCGACTTGGTCAAAACATTGGGTAATTAAAACATCAATATGCTGAAAATCAAGCTTTGTCATCTCCGCCTCAGGGTCTTCATTTTGAACCGTGAGAGAGAGACTGCTGATCTCTCGTTGCAACGCGATAAATGCAGAATCTTTGGTCAATAACGACCTATCTAGTCGTATATAATGCTCATCAAACTCTTCAGCCGCGATCCAAATTGCCAAAATCTCCGTCGCGTAGACAATCTCATGATACAGGTATGTTTTTGTCTTTACATGTAAGGTTTCATTGTATAAAAGGATGCTCCAAAACTTTGCCCAGAGCGCATCATCGATGCCATTGACCCACAAAGAATCTTTTGTGTGAGGAAAAAGCGTGGCAAACAACGAGGTAAAATCGCCTTTTTTAGGTGCTTGCGGTAAAAATTTATTGTAAAGACGACTGCTCATCTCCTCTCTAAATCCTTGCTTGGAGAGAATGCCCAAGGAGGTGATATTGCTAGAAATTTTGGAGTGGATGAGCCATTCATTACATTCATACGAAAGCGTTTCTCTAAACTCTGGAAAGGCTTCAAGGTGGTGGATCATCGCTTCGATATTGGCGGTACTCTCTTCGTTATTTTTGAAGGATTTTGGGCGAATTTTGTTGATAATTTGTGTGAGTTTTTCAATCGCAGTTTCACTGCTTTCACTCAGCGTTTGTAAAAATTCTTCTAACGTCTGTTTCATGCTACGCTCCTTCGCTTCGTGTTTCGCACGTGAATCACTCGAAGCAGATTTCATTGTAGCACACTAGTGTAAACCAAATCTCTTTGGTTTACATGTAATGCTAAAACGCTATAATTGTGGCTTAGTCTGCGTCAAAGGAAGTGCATGGTTCAAAAATTTCTTTTTATGCTGGGTTTTGTCTGTTCCCTTTTGGCTGAAGATGCCACGATTGCAAAACTTTTTGAAAAAGATCATCTCAATGGCACGATGCTCATTGAATCGCTGGATGGCAAAGAGCGGTACGTTTACAATGATGTGCGTGCTAAGATGCCACTCCTTCCAGCATCTACCTTTAAGATTCCCAATACACTCATTGCCTTGCAAGAAGGTGTCATCACTGCCGATTCAATCATCGTTTGGGATGGCGTGCAGCGAAGTATCAAAGCATGGAATCAAGACCAAAATGTAAGCTCCGCGTTTAAAACTTCGTGTGTTTGGTGCTATCAACGGTTTGCGCGCACCATTGGGCTGAAAAAATACACGGAGTATCTGCACAAAATAGAGTATGGCAATGAAAAAACAGGCGTTGATGTTGAACATTTTTGGCTCGATGGAGCGCTTCGCATTAGTGCATACGAGCAGATTGCCTTTTTGAAAAAGCTCTACAAAAATGATTTACCCTTTGATCAAAAGCATCTGGATCTGCTTAAAACGATCATGATAGATGAACAAGGACAAAACTACACTTTAAGAGCTAAAACAGGCTGGGCAGTGCCTAAAGGTGCAGAGCATCATGGCTGGTACGTGGGGTATGTAAAGAGTTCTCGTGGCGTTTACTTCTTTGCAACCAACCTGCTCACACCATCTTCGGATGAACTGCCTTTGCGCAAACTGCTTACCCTTGAGGCGCTGAAAGCGAAAGGAATTTTGACTCAATAAACTCCCACACCTTTACATGTAAAGCGTATGGGAGAGTTTTTTAAGACGCGATAGTATGCGTTTCAAAAAAAGTTTTGAGCGTATCATACGCTAAAGGCTTGGCGTAAAAATAGCCTTGAAAACGGTCGCATCCTAAGTTTTTGAGTATCACCTCTTGCTCTTTGGTTTCCACCCCTTCAGCTAAAATATACAAGTCCAAATTTTTACCAATTGTGATGATGTTTTGAACCATTTTTTCAGCGGTGATGTCATTTAAAATCGTATCGACAAAGCTTTTATCGATTTTTAACTCATCAATGGGAAGCTTACGAAGGATGCTTAAAGAGGAGTATCCTGTACCAAAATCGTCCATCGAAATGTGCAGTCCCATGTCGTGGATTTTGTTCAAGAGTGGCAAGATGTAGTCAATATCTTCGATAAACAGACTCTCGGTAATCTCCAAACAGAGCGAAACATGCGCTAGCTTAGCACGGTCGATCTCGTGAATCAGTTTTTCAAAGAAATGCGCTTCCATAAACTGTTTGATCGAAATATTCAAAGAGGTTTGAAAGGTTATCCCAAGGGTGATTTGCAATGTTTTCATCTCTTGAAGCGTCGTATGGATGATAAAATGTCCCAGTTCAGGCATCAAACCCGATGCTTCGGCAATGGGGATGAATTTATCCGGAGGCACCAAACCCAACTCCTCGTTTTGCCAACGCACGAGCGCTTCAACGCCGTAAATAGCGCCAGTGTGATCCATTTGTGGCTGATACACCATATAAATTTCATGTTTGGCGAGCGCTTTACGCAACATCTGCTCCACATTGACACGGTTTAGGTAGCCTTCTTGCATCAACGGTACAAACAGCCGTACACTGTTTTTATACTTTTTCGCCTCATACATCGCAATATCCGAAGCGCGCAAAAGCGTATCGAGCGTATCACCGTGCTCTGGGTATTTGGCGATGCCCATACTCGCCCCGATGACAAAATTGAACTGTTGAACGTGGTAAGGCTGTGAAATTTCGTGCATGATCATTTGGGCGTGTGAGAGAAGTTCCTCATCACGGGTCAGATAACTCAAAATAACGAACTCATCGCCTCCTTGACGAATCACAATGCTCTCTTTGGGGACAACACGCAAAAGGCGTTTTGAAAATTCGATGAGTACTAGATCTCCAAAATGGTGACCAAAACTGTCATTGATGTTTTTAAAATGGTCCATATCGAGGTAAAAAAGGCTAAAAGGAGGTGCATTTTCACGCATCCACTCTTGCATGCACTGTTTAAAATAGCTCCGATTGGGGAGTTGAGTGAGTGAATCATGCGTTGCTTGGAAAACCAAATCCGAGCGTCGTTTATTTTCCGCATTGGCGATCAGTTTAAAGAGTAAAAAGAGAATGGCATGCACCACGATCAAAATCAGCACATAGGTGAGAAAGCTTTGAACAAAATCGTGCACGATCGTTGGATGATTGACCTGCGAGAGTATCCAGAGTTCATAGCGAGGGTTGTATTTGAGGGCAATTTGGACACGCGTTCCATCTGCTGAGGAGACTTCAGCGTTGTAAATTTCACCTTTTTGCTTGATCTCATCAACTGAAATAGCGTATTTTTGTGCAATGCTTTTCAATGCGTTTTGCAAAAAATCATCAGGCAGAGGTGCCTCATAAAGCGTTTTGGGAATTTCGTGATTGGAGGATTGGAACTGCACAAATTGGTCGCGATTGCGAATGAGTGTAACGCTGTTGTAATCCCCAAGCGAGAGATTTTCCGTGTAAAGTTTAAACGCACCTTCGATGCTAAGCCCTGCTGTCATGACGCCGAGGGCTTTGCCCGCATCATCAAAAACCGTTTTACGAATTGGAATACCCCAACGCCCGCTTCCCGCAATGAAGTAGGTTCTGCCTAGCACCATTTTCGTTTGGCTTAACGTGTAGTCAAAAGACTCTCGTGTAATAGGTTCAGCCCTTAGACTAGGGCGTTTTGATTTGTCAAAGTTTGAACTGGTATAGAGGTAATTTCCCTCCGTATCGGCAAACCCAAAAGCGACAATGGATGGATTGAGCAGTAGCAAATCATCTAAAATACGTGGGTTGTGCTCTTTAACAATTTGATTGCCTAAAATGTTGAGCATCATCTCTTGCGTTAAAAGAAGCGAGTGTGTCGCGTTGGAGACGAGTTTGACAAGGTTCGTCTGATCGGTCATGTACTTTTCGTGAACACTATCCCATTTTGCGTAAGAGACAATCCCTAAAAACGCAAGGGCGCTGATCAAGAGGATGTAAAAAATAGTCCAGATATTTTTTTGAATAATCGCCACAAGAATCTCCTAATGTCACAATGAATAATCATAACATAATTTTTTTACCATGCCAAAAACGATAACAAAAAACGCTCAAAAAGAGGGGTTTTTAGCGTAAATGAGGTATGATTCGCAACGTATGTGTGCTTATAAAGGAAAACAAATGAAATTAAAAAAAAGTCTCTTTTCACTACTGGCATTAGGTGTATTGATGGCACCGCTTAGTTTGAGTGCCGAGGTTGATTTTGAGTGGCGTTTAAGCCTCAACAACCGCTATCATGCTGATCCGTACGGATACCGTTATGGACTAGCCGATCGCTTTCGTATGCCAGAATCTCGCGTTATCGTCATCCTTGATAGCGTGCGCGAACCAGCCGATGCGTATATGATCTTTCGTTTAGCAGAGCTCTCAGGAAAGCCGTATGATTATGTGCTAAGCGTCTACCGTCAAAACCGATACTCAAGCTGGGCAGAAATCGCCTCTTTGGTTGGTATCATCATCTCTTCCAATGATTTTAATACCCTAAGACATCGTCATGATTTACGCGATGACTATCGCTACGATAGCAGACGCCAAAATCGTTATGAAGATAAACGTGTGGTGATAAAACGCGAAGAGATTTATATTCCTCAGGTCTACCATGATCAGCAACAAAGGCACCGTGAACCTAACTATAAACAAAACGAGCCACAGCGTCATGACGCACGTGATGATCGAAAGGATGATCGCAAAGATGATCATCGAGATGACCGTAAAAATAATACTAACCATCCCGACAAACCAGACAAACCAGACAGAGATGATGACAGACGTGATGGAGGAGGAAGGCATTAACACCTTCCTCTTTTACATCTCACCTTTTATTTCTCATAAAACATGTTTTATGAAGCTTTAGGAGGTGTCGGGGATATATCCCTGACCTTGAACAATGGGTTTTACTCATTGTTCAAGATACCGTTACGCACACTGCGTAACATGGTTACTCTTTACGATTTAAAAAGGTTTCGATCTCTTCAATCGCTTTTTTGTTGGAGAGGTTGAACTTAATCTCAATGCGCCTCGACGCCTCTTTATCTTCCACGCCATTTTTCAAAATAAGATCGCTGTACGATCGACCGTTTGCGCTCAGGTATTTTTGAAGTAGCGCCGTGCGTTTTTCATCGAGTGAATAGATAAACGCCATCACCGAATAGGCTCTCTTTTGCGAAAGATCCAAGTTGTGCATGTAGCTACCATCCGAATCCGTATGTCCT from Sulfurospirillum multivorans DSM 12446 carries:
- a CDS encoding DUF711 family protein; this translates as MLKESLKNKDLCKIRTITSFVTLSKDKSTWEKTIREAATFGGDLAGAFNAQGYCVQSIRIVTNPFGEYLNTTSFHSVFKGMQILSNLLKSPSMPNIRIRFAIGEAKNQEEIALLPEMIKAFGDICNVCVNVGVDELGIVDHDVTLSCAKAVVEIGKITPRGEGNFNFTINYNCKPLIPYFPASYHKSSDANCFALGLETPDLLVAALQSLRAEKNHNLKMQKSYTLMKEALQHHITTILDITNAYEHPFKTLFAGIDTSAAPSKNCASMVDVYKLLGVPFFGAAGTLEASALLTKVFKAQKGCELIGFSGLMLAVVEDQGLADATTRNEFDLRALLQYSSVCGIGLDTVPIEGDTPAEKIAAMCADTGTLAFRLNKPLTVRLFPVPNLKAGDMTQFESDDLCNSMVLRIP
- the blaOXA gene encoding class D beta-lactamase: MVQKFLFMLGFVCSLLAEDATIAKLFEKDHLNGTMLIESLDGKERYVYNDVRAKMPLLPASTFKIPNTLIALQEGVITADSIIVWDGVQRSIKAWNQDQNVSSAFKTSCVWCYQRFARTIGLKKYTEYLHKIEYGNEKTGVDVEHFWLDGALRISAYEQIAFLKKLYKNDLPFDQKHLDLLKTIMIDEQGQNYTLRAKTGWAVPKGAEHHGWYVGYVKSSRGVYFFATNLLTPSSDELPLRKLLTLEALKAKGILTQ
- a CDS encoding site-specific recombinase gives rise to the protein MKQTLEEFLQTLSESSETAIEKLTQIINKIRPKSFKNNEESTANIEAMIHHLEAFPEFRETLSYECNEWLIHSKISSNITSLGILSKQGFREEMSSRLYNKFLPQAPKKGDFTSLFATLFPHTKDSLWVNGIDDALWAKFWSILLYNETLHVKTKTYLYHEIVYATEILAIWIAAEEFDEHYIRLDRSLLTKDSAFIALQREISSLSLTVQNEDPEAEMTKLDFQHIDVLITQCFDQVAFLRKQSLDKGILVSLTYNLERLEQIIQRAQKCVQLIQEFETDTFYATLLPLFKEVVEKNCSRNSLSDVLNQNIKILAKSIANNASEHGEHYIADTTKEYIGMFLSASGAGIIIALMALVKITMMQRGFSPIVETIFASLNYGFGFVLIHLLGFTVATKQPAMTASTFAKAVDRADTKRADQHKLAALFMQVSRSQFAAVVGNVTLALGVACLIGFIYAQNHIPILSKEELQYYTENFNPLPGLFYAAIAGIWLFTSGLIAGYYDNRASYLDLKSRYMHLPFLKKITSETVRAKIATYLHNNHGAIMGNFYFGILLGVTPFVGHMLELPLDIRHVAFSSANLGYIVAQGELPLHDFLIGLVFVLMIGLVNLSVSFALALKVSLKSRDADFGNFFSFAKLLFQEVIRKPLALFFPPKKVEEA
- a CDS encoding bifunctional diguanylate cyclase/phosphodiesterase; protein product: MAIIQKNIWTIFYILLISALAFLGIVSYAKWDSVHEKYMTDQTNLVKLVSNATHSLLLTQEMMLNILGNQIVKEHNPRILDDLLLLNPSIVAFGFADTEGNYLYTSSNFDKSKRPSLRAEPITRESFDYTLSQTKMVLGRTYFIAGSGRWGIPIRKTVFDDAGKALGVMTAGLSIEGAFKLYTENLSLGDYNSVTLIRNRDQFVQFQSSNHEIPKTLYEAPLPDDFLQNALKSIAQKYAISVDEIKQKGEIYNAEVSSADGTRVQIALKYNPRYELWILSQVNHPTIVHDFVQSFLTYVLILIVVHAILFLLFKLIANAENKRRSDLVFQATHDSLTQLPNRSYFKQCMQEWMRENAPPFSLFYLDMDHFKNINDSFGHHFGDLVLIEFSKRLLRVVPKESIVIRQGGDEFVILSYLTRDEELLSHAQMIMHEISQPYHVQQFNFVIGASMGIAKYPEHGDTLDTLLRASDIAMYEAKKYKNSVRLFVPLMQEGYLNRVNVEQMLRKALAKHEIYMVYQPQMDHTGAIYGVEALVRWQNEELGLVPPDKFIPIAEASGLMPELGHFIIHTTLQEMKTLQITLGITFQTSLNISIKQFMEAHFFEKLIHEIDRAKLAHVSLCLEITESLFIEDIDYILPLLNKIHDMGLHISMDDFGTGYSSLSILRKLPIDELKIDKSFVDTILNDITAEKMVQNIITIGKNLDLYILAEGVETKEQEVILKNLGCDRFQGYFYAKPLAYDTLKTFFETHTIAS